One window of the Cryptococcus gattii WM276 chromosome E, complete sequence genome contains the following:
- a CDS encoding Autophagy-related protein, putative (Similar to TIGR gene model, INSD accession AAW43831.1): MPRLAKRHPDLLSCNFNQDYSCIAVGHRRGYTILNCDPFGKVHANSTSLLFAAATGADSCIDDQGATGIVEMLFCTSLVALVGAAENQPSNSPRKLQIVNTKRQSTICELIFPTSVLAVKMNRKRLIVVLENEIYIYDISTMKLLHTIETGPNPNGKTPPMFCSKTNPLTAVCALSSSSERSYLAYPSPAPSASSTPLSSSAIPAPPPAPTTGDVLLFDTISLTALNVIQAHKTPIASLALNSTGTMLATASDKGTVVRVFSVPDAKKLWQFRRGSSSARIFSINFNLMSTLLAVSSDTSTIHIYRLANSRKGGGGGAAGGGKDGKDVDDAGAEEARSPTPSETPSASSPPLAAGKLDSHSSAASSLRRRSYHLGKSFVGGVGGYLPKSVSEMWEPQRDFAFIKLRGNHGRTVVAMSATVPQVMVISSEGLFQAYNIDLENGGECSLMKEFALLGSEDFGNGSSGI, from the exons ATGCCCCGCCTCGCCAAGCGCCATCCAGACCTGCTC AGCTGCAACTTCAACCAGGACTACTCGTGCATCGCTGTCGGCCACAGGCGGGGGTACACCATTCTCAACTGCGACCCCTTCGGAAAAGTCCACGCCAACAGCACGTCTCTTTTATTCGCCGCAGCCACTGGCGCTGACAGCTGCATAGATGACCAAGGCGCAACAGGTATCGTCGAGATGCTCTTCTGCACATCCCTCGTCGCCCTCGTCGGTGCAGCAGAGAACCAGCCGTCCAACAGCCCTAGGAAACTTCAGATCGTCAATACCAAG CGCCAATCAACCATCTGCGAACTCATCTTCCCGACATCCGTCTTGGCCGTCAAGATGAATAGAAAGCGGCTGATTGTTGTGCTAGAGAATGAGATTTACATTTACGACATCTCAACTATGAAGCTGCTGCACACCATCGAGACCGGGCCCAACCCCAACGGTAAGACTCCACCCATGTTCTGCAGCAAAACTAATCCGTTGACAGCTGTATGCGCCTTGTCATCCTCCTCTGAGCGGTCCTATCTCGCCTACCCATCCCCTGCGCCATCAGCCTCCTCAACACCTCTTTCGTCTTCCGCTATCCCTGCGCCACCACCAGCTCCCACGACCGGTGACGTTCTCCTCTTTGACACCATCTCGCTCACCGCTCTCAATGTCATTCAAGCGCACAAGACGCCCATCGCTTCCCTCGCTCTCAACTCTACAGGCACTATGCTTGCCACCGCTTCTGACAAGGGCACCGTCGTTCGCGTGTTCAGCGTACCAGACGCCAAGAAGCTGTGGCAATTTAGACGGGGCTCTTCCAGCGCAAGAATCTTTAGTATAAACTTTAACCTCATGAGCACCTTGCTCGCCGTTTCTTCCGACACGAGTACAATACACATTTACCGACTCGCCAATTCGCGTAaaggtggtggtggcggtgCCGCCGGCGGTgggaaagatggaaaggaCGTGGATGACGCCGGGGCGGAAGAAGCGCGTAGCCCGACACCCTCTGAAACGCCTTCCGCCTCATCACCACCTCTTGCAGCCGGCAAACTTGACTCACATTCCTCCGCAGCCTCATCCCTCAGGCGGCGGTCGTATCATCTCGGCAAGTCGTTTGTCGGCGGAGTCGGGGGCTACTTGCCAAAGAGTGTATCAGAAATGTGGGAACCCCAGAGGGATTTTGCATTCATAAAGCTCAGAGGGAATCACGGACGGACTGTCGTTGCCATGAGCGC GACGGTGCCTCAAGTCATGGTCATCAGTTCCGAAGGGTTATTCCAGGCATACAATATCGATTTGGAGAATGGCGGCGAGTGTTCGTTGATGAAAGAGTTTGC GTTATTGGGTAGCGAGGATTTTGGAAATGGATCCAGCGGGATTTAA
- a CDS encoding Nuclear membrane protein,putative (Similar to TIGR gene model, INSD accession AAW43678.1) produces the protein MDIDPPVYNTDRLDGFVYKHNDGPARKRLHTELENQPFHPQPTQGFAQFNSSLNSAPLLLAALNTPKKAPAYDPSQWYSQGQGSRTPATSLVTQEVDMDSPARRGPSSEAAGSVIDEPDGGEREKENVAEEKKPRKFAKGAVTRTNRKRQQSKKEQMRSESDDRGIVRHGDSATPAFTKSEHHYSVHMAAPSLRHSEIPALLLGYLQFFVNASIVLFCIYLAILFVLTVRRDVKDKMNEYSVEILQEIAECTNMYLTNMCSSNKIPHMDAPCRAWEACMNRDPTVVGRINIIAETFAGVINSFVEPISWKTMSFTLVTLTFLVILTNSALFNLRARASHHETPAPAAPAFWPPHGHFMPQLPPNIPQAPMVGEAPAEGHGEREPRQIGWTGEKEKGWW, from the exons ATGGACATTGATCCTCCAGTGTACAACACAGACAGGCTCGACGGATTCGTGTACAAGCACAACGACGGTCCAGCAAGAAAAC GCCTGCACACCGAGCTCGAAAACCAGCCGTTCCACCCACAGCCCACTCAGGGATTCGCACAATTCAATAGCTCATTGAATTCTGCACCTCTGCTTCTTGCAGCCCTCAACACACCCAAAAAAGCGCCCGCATATGACCCGTCGCAGTGGTACTCTCAAGGACAAGGTAGCCGGACACCGGCCACCTCGTTGGTCACCCAAGAGGTGGATATGGATAGTCCAGCAAGACGGGGTCCATCTTCCGAGGCAGCAGGCTCGGTTATTGATGAACCTGACGGTggggaaagggaaaaggagaatgtagcagaggagaagaagccTAGAAAGTTTGCAAAAGGTGCTGTGACGAGAACGAATCGGAAACGACAGCAATCAAAGAAGGAACAGATGCGTTCAGAGAGCGAT GATCGAGGGATAGTGCGACATGGTGATTCGGCCACGCCTGCATTCACAAAATCCGAACATCACTACAGTGTGCATATGGCTGCCCCTTCTCTCAGACATTCCGAAATACCAGCCCTCCTATTGGG GTACCTTCAATTCTTTGTAAACGCATCGATTGTTCTCTTCTGCATCTATCTCGCAATCCTGTTTGTGTTGACTGTAAGGAGAGATGTCAAGGATAAAATGAACGAGTATTCTGTCG AAATATTGCAGGAGATTGCCGAATGTACCAACATGTACTTGACAAATATGTGTAGCTCAAACAAAATACCGCATAT GGACGCTCCATGTAGAGCATGGGAAGCTTGCATGAATCGAGATCCTACTGTTGTTGGAAGAATCAACATTATCGCCGAAACGTTTGCTGGTGTTATCAACAGTTTTGTAGAACCCATCAGCTGGAAAACTATG AGCTTCACGCTAGTGACTCTGACATTCCTTGTCATTCTCACCAACTCTGCGCTTTTCAACCTCCGAGCGAGGGCATCTCACCATGAGACACCTGCGCCAGCTGCGCCTGCGTTCTGGCCTCCCCACGGGCACTTTATGCCTCAGCTACCGCCGAACATTCCGCAAGCACCGATGGTGGGAGAAGCACCGGCTGAGGGTCAtggggagagggagccGCGGCAGATTGGGTGGACGGgcgagaaggagaagggatgGTGGTGA
- a CDS encoding uncharacterized protein (Similar to TIGR gene model, INSD accession AAW43906.1) gives MLPRSITASAMRVGSTSHPMLARGIATAVPLLRQQERLPRGHVRPTRRPIRHTPLPDTDERPGPSYQSTTPTSATDGPQAFHTYEPYDPLAIPPVHHSGRVDIPPDPSGILGDSHAAREILGHESLVIVRQLEMLNVFMGFEQANRYAIHSPDGQLVGFLAEQEQGILSTISRQALRTHRPFRSIVMDRYGKPVLWIKRPFAFINSRIFVHSSEDPDSRLVGEAQQQWHPWRRRYNLFQSRESDTFRQFAKVDSGFLAWDFWLKEKDDRLLASINRNFRGIGRELFTDTVDFDYFSRHSGSGGLGFPFFFWGGGDGSAEAQAGGRPSDVQPLDGGGGGGGAGAATAGAAAGAASGGADMTEDELIYGRQPAQPGNPTNNGPVPPPPPAEGESTGGWDQFPEGLEGYDEQSGWGQDDVMQDPWGDQGGDGGWFGGGSGGGGGGGDWGDWGQ, from the exons ATGCTGCCTAGAAGCATCACCGCGTCGGCGATGCGTGTGGGCAGCACGTCCCATCCCATGCTTGCGCGAGGTATAGCTACCGCCGTTCCCCTTTTACGACAGCAAGAACGGC TACCTCGAGGCCACGTCAGGCCCACACGTAGACCTATCCGCCATACTCCCTTGCCCGACACGGATGAACGTCCCGGACCATCCTACCAATCCACAACTCCTACTTCTGCTACAGACGGGCCCCAGGCGTTTCATACGTATGAACCATACGATCCACTCGCGATACCACCTGTCCACCATTCAGGACGTGTAGACATACCGCCCGATCCTAGTGGTATACTTGGAGATAGCCATGCAGCCAGAGAAATTCTGGGGCATGAAAGTCTTGTGATTGTTAGACAGCTGGAAATGTTAAATGTCTTTATGGGC TTTGAACAAGCAAACAGATACGCTATACACTCGCCGGATGGCCAGCTCGTGGGATT CTTGGCTGAACAAGAACAAGGTATCCTTTCGACAATCAGCAGGCAAGCTCTGCGAACACATCGTCCCTTTAGATCCATTGTCATGGATAGATACGGCAAGCCGGTTTTATGG ATTAAAAGACCTTTTGCATTCATCAACTCTAGGATCTTTGTCCATTCCTCAGAAGACCCTGATAGCAGACTCGTAGGCGAAGCTCAACA ACAATGGCATCCTTGGCGACGGCGATACAATTTATTTCAAAG TCGCGAGTCCGATACCTTTCGCCAATTTGCCAAAGTCGACAGTGGTTTCCTCGCATGGGACTTTTGGCTtaaagaaaaggatgaCCGTCTATTGGCTTCCATCAATCGAAACTTTCGGGGGATAGGACGTGAACTGTTTACAGATACTG TTGATTTTGATTACTTTTCAAGACATTCCGGTAGCGGCGGTCTTGGCTTCCCATTTTTCTTCTGGGGCGGAGGAGACGGGAGTGCCGAAGCTCAGGCTGGCGGTCGTCCTTCCGACGTGCAGCCTTtagatggaggaggaggaggaggaggagctggGGCTGCCACCGCAGGAGCGGCGGCTGGCGCTGCTTCCGGCGGTGCAGACATGACCGAGGATGAACTCATCTATGGCCGTCAACCTGCTCAACCTGGAAACCCAACGAATAACGGTCCCGtcccaccaccaccaccggCCGAAGGAGAAAGCACAGGCGGATGGGATCAGTTCCCAGAAGGTTTGGAAGGGTATGACGAACAGTCTGGATGGGGGCAAGATGATGTTATGCAAGATCCATGGGGCGATCAGGGTGGTGATGGTGGTTGGTTTGGTGGAGGTagtggaggtggtggaggtggtggtgatTGGGGAGATTGGGGTCAGTAA
- a CDS encoding Putative homoserine o-acetyltransferase (Similar to TIGR gene model, INSD accession AAW43676.1) gives MTRPPLPRNLNIPRWKPPKPHLAKYHPPPPRPATDFPHFHPPTSPQLPPRRQPAFNPGGFGLQSQPAPAPAPTSFWDKGKERERQIDEIQKKDDQLRREEEMIEGKSPKEGREEAEACYVPPPATLHYVASHSLPLLYSPSPLPPFTIAYETWGTLNSDASNAILLHTGLSASSHVASRGNDVSPSTSSKPGWWEDFVGPGKSIDTDKFFVICTNVLGGCFGSTGPSSPYPPGEGETRWATRFPLLSIHDMTRAQISLMDHLGINKLYASIGSSMGGMQSLSLAYLAPERVGRIVSISACGRSGLNGVGMRYAQRSVLMADPNWNRGFYYDGVPPHNGMKLARQIATITYRSGPEWEQRFGRQMISEQDAQLDAQGNPGVPRLSPDFLIETYLDHQVSLCSCHFFLHQLTYVFFFNPKGERFCLTYDANSLIYISKAMDLFDMTGQALTALAKRFNDAYPDSAPFPYPDDPISVSCCAPRGAAEAHQHTPEEQERLEKETKKKLARFIPTSKSPHLGDLAQGLQRLKDIPTLVLGVQSDVLFPVEQQRELSDALKLTGNSKVTYYELGGVWGHDTFLLDVQNVGGAIRGFLH, from the exons ATGACACGCCCGCCCCTCCCACGCAACCTCAACATCCCCCGTTGGAAGCCCCCCAAGCCTCACCTTGCAAAGTACCACCCTCCACCACCGCGCCCAGCCACAGACTTTCCCCATTTCCACCCGCCCACGTCTCCACAGCTCCCACCAAGGAGACAGCCAGCATTCAATCCAGGTGGATTCGGACTCCAGAGTCAGCCGGCCCCGGCGCCGGCTCCCACTTCGTTCTGGGACAAGGGAAAGGAGCGCGAGAGGCAGATTGACGAGATCCAGAAAAAAGATGACCAACTTCgacgagaagaagaaatgatTGAAGGAAAGTCCCCcaaggaaggaagagaagaagccGAAGCGTGCTATGTG CCGCCACCTGCGACGTTACATTACGTTGCCTCCCATTCGTTGCCTCTTCTTTACTCTCCctcccctcttcctccgtTCACCATCGCCTACGAAACATGGGGTACGCTCAACTCTGACGCTTCAAACGCCATTCTTCTCCACACAGGATTATCTGCTTCTTCACATGTCGCTTCACGAGGTAATGACGTCTCGCCGTCCACTTCGTCGAAGCCTGGATGGTGGGAGGACTTTGTCGGGCCGGGCAAGAGTATCGATACCGACAAATTTTTCGTTATTTGCACCAATGTCCTCGGCGGGTGTTTCGGCAGCACGGGCCCGAGCTCGCCATACCCGCCTGGAGAGGGTGAGACACGATGGGCGACTCGATTCCCGTTGCTCAGTATACACGATATGACGCGTGCCCAGATCTCGCTTATGGATCACTTGGGGATCAACAAACTCTATGCGAGTATAGGGAGCAGTATGGGTGGTATGCAGAGTTTGAGTTTGGCGTATTTAGCGCCGGAGAGGGTTGGCCGGATTGTTAGTATTTCTGCGTGTGGGAGAAGTGGTTTGAACGGGGTGGGTATGCGGTATGCTCAGAGGAGTG TTCTCATGGCCGATCCCAATTGGAATAGAGGATTCTACTATGACGGCGTGCCCCCACACAACGGCATGAAATTGGCTCGAC AGATTGCAACCATCACCTACCGATCGGGTCCAGAGTGGGAGCAAAGGTTTGGCCGTCAGATGATCTCTGAGCAAGACGCTCAGCTGGATGCACAAGGAAACCCTGGCGTGCCCAGGTTGAGTCCTGATTTCTTGATTGAGACTTACCTCGACCATCAGGTGAGTTTATGCTCGTGCCATTTCTTTTTACATCAACTAACTTAcgtctttttttttaatcCAAAGGGAGAACGTTTCTGCCTGACGTATGACGCCAATTCTCTCATCTACATCTCCAAAGCTATGGACCTGTTTGACATGACAGGTCAAGCCCTCACCGCACTCGCCAAGCGATTCAACGACGCGTACCCCGACTCGGCTCCCTTTCCTTATCCCGATGACCCCATTTCCGTCTCGTGCTGTGCTCCGCGAGGCGCTGCCGAGGCGCATCAGCATACACCAGAAGAACAGGAAAGGCTGGAAAAGGAAACCAAGAAGAAACTCGCGAGATTTATCCCTACGTCTAAATCCCCGCACTTGGGCGATTTGGCGCAGGGTTTGCAGAGGCTGAAGGATATCCCCACGTTGGTTCTCGGTGTTCAGAGTGATGTCTTGTTCCCCGTAGAGCAGCAGAGAGAATTGTCGGATGCGCTCAAGTTGACGGGGAACTCAAAGGTGACGTATTACGAGCTCGGCGGAGTTTGGGGTCATGATACGTTTTTGTTGGACGTGCAGAATGTAGGCGGAGCGATTAGGGGTTTCTTGCATTAG
- a CDS encoding membrane insertase OXA1 (Similar to TIGR gene model, INSD accession AAW43905.1) has translation MLARSAIHRALRTAARRPPSPLPLPPRLLARSFSATPWRHSQQPLQPPPLPLEQPEAASTSTAALPTPLPSTLPAPPADAATPTLEDLILHSGKSVQEVLNSEEAVHAAMKLSDLKLIGYDHGILSITGWFTDGLVALHTELGLSWWAAIAGTTVLIRLCLTRLVVNTQKHSVRLAAVNPQIQELMTEAKTASANKDTHMQTLISQRLRDLMKEHNVNPLRPLMLPLIQMPIFLTFFSIVRGLANLPLPQLKEGGLGWVTDLTAADPYYILPATSLLFTNLVFKFGADGVPTAAKAGSPMTTAHIRNFIQLTTFLSFPLIMYFPSALLFYWTFSTGFTLLQSIILRQPIVKRYLGLPITKAQALEPGAEPFKSPSYIDTFNAAKEYFQKSVKQASEESAKRVHAEQNAKRATSIKRKQQGEFVERIQEPGSVEVKEAAAAQMVKKPEGGREVEKQRRIEEARRRRARS, from the exons ATGCTCGCCCGCTCCGCCATACACCGCGCACTCCGCACCGCCGCCCGCCgccccccctcccccctcCCGCTCCCCCCCCGCCTGCTCGCACGCAGCTTCTCCGCCACGCCATGGCGGCACAGCCAGCAGCCACTGCAgcccccccccctccccctAGAACAGCCTGAGGCggcctccacctccaccgccgCCCTCCCCACCCCCCTCCCCTCCACCCTCCCCGCCCCCCCCGCAGACGCCGCCACGCCCACGCTGGAAGacctcatcctccactCCGGAAAGAGCGTCCAGGAAGTGCTCAACTCGGAAGAGGCGGTCCACGCCGCCATGAAACTCTCAGACCTCAAACTCATCGGCTACGACCACGGCATCCTCAGCATCACCGGCTGGTTCACAGACGGCCTCGTCGCCCTCCACACCGAGCTCGGTCTTTCCTG GTGGGCAGCCATCGCAGGTACCACCGTCCTCATCCGGCTCTGTCTCACCCGACTCGTCGTCAACACCCAGAAGCACAGCGTCCGCCTGGCTGCAGTCAACCCGCAGATCCAGGAACTGATGACAGAAGCCAAGACTGCCAGCGCCAACAAGGACACCCACATGCAAACCCTCATCAGCCAGCGTCTGCGTGACCTCATGAAGGAGCACAACGTCAACCCGCTCAGGCCCCTGATGCTTCCCCTCATCCAAATGCCCATTTTCTTGACCTTTTTCAGCATTGTCCGAGGTTTGGCCAACCTGCCCTTGCCCCAGTTGAAGGAAGGCGGTTTGGGCTGGGTTACCGACCTGACCGCTGCCGACCCATACTACATCCTTCCAGCCACTTCTTTGCTCTTCACCAACTTGGTCTTCAAG TTTGGTGCGGACGGTGTGCCCACTGCGGCCAAGGCCGGTAGCCCCATGACCACCGCCCACATCCGCAACTTTATCCAACTCACCACCTTTCTCTCATTCCCCCTCATCATGTACTTTCCCTCCGCCCTCCTCTTCTACTGGACATTCTCCACCGGCTTCACACTTTTACaatccatcatccttcGTCAGCCTATCGTCAAGCGATATCTCGGTTTACCCATCACCAAAGCGCAGGCGCTTGAACCGGGAGCAGAACCCTTCAAGAGTCCTTCCTACATCGACACGTTTAACGCCGCAAAAGAGTACTTTCAAAAATCCGTCAAGCAGGCTTCTGAAGAATCTGCGAAAAGGGTACATGCTGAGCAAAACGCCAAGCGCGCGACGAGCATAAAGAGGAAGCAGCAGGGAGAGTTTGTCGAGAGGATTCAGGAACCTGGCAGCGTCGAGGTCAAGGAGGCGGCAGCGGCAcagatggtgaagaagcCCGAGGGCGGGCGGGAGGTTGAAAAGCAGAGGAGAATAGAAGAGGCTAGAAGAAGGAGAGCTAGGTCGTGA
- a CDS encoding Poly(a)+ rna export protein (Similar to TIGR gene model, INSD accession AAW43680.1) — MSSGKHSTVFQAAQLTTRPDQVLQPPVDGISSIAFSPDSSRLLVSSWDGTIQLHDLSGHPQPPKIFTHPAAVLTTCFGSTPNVGFSAGLDKRIRRWDFDTGLVQVLGKHDDAVQSIVWCPQYNVLISASWDSTIKVWDPSSDTPLKSTQPLPARAYNLAYAPSSSRLLVSMAHRHVYVYDVAKLAAATDKIPASQERESALKFMTRSIATMADGKGWASGSLEGRIAVEYIDPADQGSKYAFRAHRQNVDGTDCVFPINALAYHPIHNTFASGGSDGFISIWDHNAKKRMKLYPKYPAPISALAFSPDGTKLAIGASYEHDNAVTKPEEQAIVMVLIKNTVMDDCKVCPKQRILPAKY, encoded by the exons ATGTCCTCAGGTAAGCATTCCACAGTATTCCAAGCGGCCCAGCTCACGACCCGGCCAGACCAAGTGCTCCAGCCGCCGGTAGACGGCATCTCATCCATCGCCTTTTCCCCAGATTCATCGCGTCTCTTGGTGTCGTCTTGGGATGGT ACAATACAACTTCATGATCTGTCAGGACACCCTCAACCACCTAAAAT TTTCACCCACCCTGCAGCCGTTTTGACGACCTGTTTCGGGTCTACACCCAATGTAGGATTCTCTGCTGGATTGGATAAACGGATTCGAAGGTGGGATTTTGATACTGGTCTTGTCCAAGTATTGGGCAAGCACGATGATGCTGTTCAAAGTATCGTTTGGTGTCCTCAATACA ATGTGTTGATCTCTGCATCTTGGGACTCCACCATCAAAGTCTGGGACCC TTCATCTGATACGCCTCTGAAATCCACTCAACCTCTCCCCGCCCGAGCTTATAATCTCGCCTATGcgccttcttcatctcgTCTTCTCGTCTCCATGGCGCATCGACACGTCTACGTCTACGACGTTGCAAAACTTGCGGCTGCGACTGACAAAATCCCAGCGAGCCAGGAGAGGGAGAGTGCATTGAAGTTTATGACAAGAAGTATTGCCACCATGGCCGATGGCAAAG GTTGGGCGTCTGGGTCTTTGGAAGGCAGGATCGCGGTAGAGTATATTGATCCTGCGGATCAAGGATCAAAGTATGCTTTCCGAGCCCATCGACAAAATGTAGATGGTACGGATTGCGTCTTTCCTATCAATGCATTAGCCTACCACCCCAT ACACAATACGTTTGCGTCCGGTGGTTCGGACGGTTTCATTTCCATTTGGGACCATAATGCCAAGAAACGAATGAAGCTCTACCCCAAGTACCCTGCGCCCATCTCTGCGTTGGCGTTTAGTCCCGATGGGACCAAGTTGGCTATCGGAGCGAGTTATGAGCATGATAATGCGGTCACCAAGCCAGAAGAGCAGGCGATAGTGATGGTGTTGATCAAGAATACTGTGATGGACGATTGCAAGGTGTGTCCGAAACAACGAATCCTGCCAGCCAAATACTGA